A single window of Flagellimonas maritima DNA harbors:
- a CDS encoding phosphoribosyltransferase family protein: protein MANQILTHKQIQHTIKRIAYQIYEANVNEKEIIIAGIDGGGLKLAKKISKILEEITEASIVLCKMMMDKKNPLESGVNTSIQEAEYRNKSIVLVDDVLNSGTTLIYGVHHFLKTPLKQLRTAVLVNRNHKKYPIKADYKGVSLSTSLNEHIRVEFKSKQDGVYLE, encoded by the coding sequence ATGGCGAACCAAATATTGACCCACAAACAAATACAACATACCATAAAGCGCATCGCGTATCAGATTTATGAAGCCAATGTAAACGAGAAAGAAATTATTATTGCGGGAATAGATGGTGGAGGTCTAAAATTGGCAAAAAAGATATCCAAAATACTTGAAGAAATTACCGAAGCCAGCATAGTACTCTGTAAAATGATGATGGATAAAAAAAATCCTCTAGAAAGTGGCGTCAATACTTCAATACAAGAAGCTGAATATAGAAATAAGTCCATAGTCTTGGTAGACGATGTACTCAATTCTGGAACTACCTTAATTTATGGTGTTCATCATTTTCTCAAGACTCCCTTAAAACAACTACGAACAGCTGTTCTGGTCAATAGAAACCATAAAAAATATCCTATTAAGGCAGATTATAAGGGTGTATCGCTATCAACGTCCCTAAATGAGCATATAAGGGTCGAGTTCAAGTCCAAGCAGGATGGTGTGTATTTAGAATAG
- a CDS encoding RNA-binding S4 domain-containing protein — MRIDKYLWCIRYYKTRNVASTAVKKGQVKINGSIVKPSREVYPMDKINLRKNQIEYQLTVLDIPESRVGAKLVDIYRKDTTPKDAFVHNELLKSAKDHYRKKGLGRPTKKDRRDIDGYLDESE; from the coding sequence ATGCGCATTGATAAATACCTTTGGTGTATTAGATACTATAAAACGAGAAACGTTGCCAGTACAGCTGTTAAAAAAGGGCAGGTAAAAATCAATGGTAGTATTGTAAAACCTTCCAGAGAGGTGTATCCCATGGATAAAATCAACCTAAGAAAAAATCAAATCGAGTACCAATTGACCGTATTGGATATTCCCGAAAGCCGAGTTGGAGCCAAATTAGTTGATATTTATAGGAAAGATACCACTCCTAAAGATGCTTTTGTACATAACGAACTTTTAAAATCTGCAAAAGACCATTACCGAAAAAAGGGGTTGGGCCGACCTACAAAAAAGGACAGAAGAGATATTGATGGTTATCTGGACGAGTCCGAATAA
- a CDS encoding FKBP-type peptidyl-prolyl cis-trans isomerase: MKYGVFVCLFFFILILASCNNDDNGPAIESVPPRLLTEVAPENDEEIQEFLKTHFYNYEEFATPPVDFDFKIQIDTIAGDNADKKSLWEDIEMKTINLSSSDLGLEDEEENVEHKYYYLIARSGESGNSPTIGDSTLLRYQGSLLDGTLFDENPSFTWQELPFTIRGYANGISNITSGTPEQIIQNEDGTINISDSGIGLIVIPSGLAYYNNTGPSGSIPQYAPLLFKIEVGLFVEDTDNDNDGIPTILEDVDGDGNFNNDNADSEAELAAGFFLPNFRDTDDDGDGTLTRDEIVIDDEGNVTFPDADNDGTPDYLDPDTN, translated from the coding sequence ATGAAGTACGGAGTTTTCGTTTGTTTGTTTTTCTTCATATTGATATTGGCATCATGTAACAATGATGATAATGGGCCAGCTATTGAGTCAGTACCGCCAAGATTGTTGACAGAAGTAGCTCCAGAAAATGATGAGGAGATACAAGAGTTCCTTAAAACCCATTTTTATAATTATGAAGAATTTGCAACACCACCAGTAGATTTTGATTTTAAAATACAGATCGATACGATTGCTGGAGATAATGCGGATAAAAAATCTTTATGGGAGGATATTGAGATGAAAACTATAAACTTATCTTCATCTGACCTAGGTTTAGAAGATGAAGAGGAAAATGTTGAACACAAATACTATTATTTAATTGCAAGAAGCGGAGAAAGTGGAAATAGCCCTACAATCGGTGACTCAACTTTGCTAAGGTATCAAGGTTCTTTGCTTGACGGTACATTATTTGACGAGAACCCAAGCTTTACATGGCAAGAACTTCCATTTACAATAAGGGGATATGCCAATGGAATTTCTAATATAACTTCCGGCACACCCGAACAAATAATTCAAAATGAGGATGGAACCATAAATATTTCTGACAGCGGAATAGGTCTTATTGTGATACCCTCCGGTCTTGCATACTATAATAATACTGGACCATCAGGTAGCATACCGCAATATGCCCCACTCCTTTTCAAAATTGAAGTAGGTTTGTTTGTTGAGGATACGGATAATGATAACGATGGGATACCTACTATTTTGGAGGATGTAGACGGAGATGGAAATTTCAATAATGACAATGCTGATAGCGAAGCTGAATTGGCAGCAGGTTTTTTCCTGCCCAATTTTAGAGATACTGATGATGATGGTGATGGAACGCTTACCAGGGATGAAATAGTTATTGATGATGAAGGGAATGTTACTTTTCCTGATGCTGATAACGATGGAACGCCAGATTATCTGGACCCAGATACAAATTGA
- a CDS encoding outer membrane beta-barrel protein, with the protein MRKTLLIAAVCLMGTAVFAQSGTGFGIKAGLSYNKNGDLIGDIGDAGQNITEGAEGKAGYHFGFWGKLDFPKIYLRPELVYTRTKSTYDVEGQSSDYDVSKLDLPVLLGYKVIGPLHIFAGPAFQYTLSNDLEGVEIEDVENDFTVGLNIGAGVNLGKLGLDVRYERGFSENEAEFISNNFADIEDGRVDSRPSQIIFAVSLKL; encoded by the coding sequence ATGAGAAAAACACTTCTAATTGCAGCGGTGTGCCTAATGGGCACAGCTGTATTTGCACAGAGCGGCACGGGGTTCGGTATTAAAGCCGGACTCAGTTACAACAAAAATGGAGACCTAATAGGGGATATTGGAGACGCTGGTCAAAATATCACTGAGGGTGCCGAAGGAAAAGCGGGCTATCATTTTGGCTTTTGGGGAAAATTGGATTTTCCAAAGATTTATCTTAGGCCAGAGCTGGTCTATACAAGGACTAAAAGTACCTATGATGTTGAAGGACAATCCAGTGATTATGACGTATCTAAATTAGATCTTCCCGTACTTTTAGGGTATAAAGTTATAGGGCCCCTACATATTTTCGCAGGTCCTGCTTTTCAATATACACTGAGCAATGATTTGGAAGGTGTAGAAATTGAGGACGTTGAAAATGATTTTACCGTGGGCCTCAATATAGGAGCAGGGGTCAATCTTGGAAAATTAGGATTGGATGTGCGCTACGAACGAGGTTTTTCGGAAAACGAGGCCGAATTCATTTCCAATAATTTCGCGGATATAGAAGATGGTCGTGTGGATTCTAGACCGTCACAAATAATCTTTGCGGTATCCTTAAAATTGTAG
- a CDS encoding transketolase family protein produces MTKYTDQGKQDTRSGFGAGMTELGRTNPNVVSLCADLVGSLKIQTFIDENPERFFQIGIAEANMMGIAAGLTIGGKIPFTGTFANFSTGRVYDQIRQSIAYSDKNVKICASHAGITLGEDGATHQILEDIGLMKMLPGMTVINPCDFNQTKAATLAIAEHHGPVYLRFGRPKVANFTPVDQKFEIGKALLLNEGTDVTIIATGHLVWQSLIAAENLEEKGISAEVINIHTIKPLDDEAILASVKKTGCVVTAEEHNFLGGLGESVSRVLASHHPTPQEFVATQDTFGESGTPDQLMDKYGLNNKAIESAVLKVLKRK; encoded by the coding sequence ATGACAAAATATACAGATCAAGGAAAACAAGATACAAGAAGCGGTTTTGGAGCTGGAATGACAGAATTGGGCAGAACAAATCCCAATGTGGTTTCACTTTGTGCAGATTTAGTGGGATCGTTAAAAATTCAAACTTTTATTGATGAGAATCCAGAACGTTTCTTTCAGATAGGAATTGCCGAAGCTAATATGATGGGTATAGCTGCGGGTCTTACCATTGGAGGTAAAATTCCGTTTACAGGTACGTTTGCCAATTTCTCTACAGGAAGGGTATACGACCAAATTCGTCAATCCATAGCTTATTCCGATAAAAATGTAAAAATCTGTGCATCGCACGCAGGGATTACATTGGGAGAGGACGGCGCTACACATCAAATACTGGAAGATATCGGTTTAATGAAAATGCTACCTGGTATGACCGTTATCAATCCTTGCGATTTTAACCAGACCAAAGCAGCTACCTTGGCCATAGCAGAACACCATGGGCCAGTTTATCTTCGTTTTGGAAGACCCAAAGTCGCGAATTTCACACCAGTTGACCAAAAATTTGAAATAGGGAAGGCGTTATTGCTCAATGAAGGTACCGATGTAACAATAATTGCAACAGGGCATCTAGTTTGGCAATCCCTTATTGCTGCTGAAAATTTAGAAGAAAAAGGCATATCTGCGGAGGTAATCAATATTCACACCATTAAACCGTTGGATGATGAGGCAATTCTAGCTTCCGTCAAAAAGACAGGATGTGTCGTCACTGCCGAAGAACATAATTTTCTTGGCGGCCTTGGCGAAAGTGTTTCAAGAGTATTGGCAAGCCATCATCCTACACCTCAGGAGTTTGTGGCAACGCAAGATACTTTTGGGGAAAGTGGGACCCCGGACCAGCTCATGGATAAATACGGCCTCAACAATAAAGCCATTGAGTCTGCCGTTTTAAAAGTATTGAAAAGAAAGTGA
- a CDS encoding transketolase, with amino-acid sequence MPDTQELQNLVTQVRRDILRMVHNVNSGHPGGSLGCTEFFVALYNEIMELKDGFDMDGNGEDLFFLSNGHISPVFYSVLARKGYFPVEELNTFRLINSRLQGHPTTHEGLPGVRIASGSLGQGMSVAIGAALAKKLNGDDHLVFSLHGDGELQEGQNWEAIMYAGGNKVDNLIATVDRNGQQIDGATEEVLPLGDVSEKFRVFGWDVLEIKDGNDLEQVIAGLKEAKSRTGKGKPICIVMTTVMGNGVDFMMHTHAWHGKAPNDEQLENALGQNPETLGDY; translated from the coding sequence ATGCCAGATACGCAAGAATTACAGAATTTAGTGACCCAAGTCCGAAGAGACATTTTAAGAATGGTGCATAATGTAAATTCAGGACACCCCGGAGGATCTTTAGGATGTACAGAATTTTTTGTCGCACTATACAATGAAATCATGGAATTGAAAGATGGTTTTGATATGGATGGAAATGGAGAAGACCTTTTCTTTCTCTCCAACGGCCATATCTCACCTGTATTTTATAGTGTTTTGGCAAGAAAAGGATATTTTCCTGTTGAGGAATTGAATACCTTCAGATTGATTAACTCGCGCTTACAGGGACATCCTACAACCCACGAAGGTTTGCCCGGCGTTCGGATTGCTTCTGGATCTTTGGGTCAAGGCATGTCTGTTGCAATAGGTGCCGCTTTGGCCAAAAAGTTAAATGGAGATGACCACCTCGTGTTCAGCCTGCATGGTGATGGAGAATTACAGGAAGGGCAAAATTGGGAAGCCATTATGTACGCAGGTGGCAACAAGGTAGATAATTTGATTGCAACCGTGGATAGAAACGGCCAGCAAATCGATGGTGCTACCGAAGAAGTACTTCCTTTAGGAGATGTCTCTGAAAAGTTCAGGGTCTTTGGATGGGATGTTCTGGAAATAAAAGATGGAAATGATCTAGAACAGGTCATTGCTGGATTAAAAGAAGCCAAGAGCAGAACAGGAAAGGGAAAACCTATTTGTATAGTCATGACAACCGTAATGGGGAATGGGGTTGATTTTATGATGCATACCCATGCTTGGCACGGTAAGGCCCCCAATGACGAACAATTGGAAAACGCATTGGGTCAAAACCCGGAGACGTTAGGTGACTACTAG
- the tgt gene encoding tRNA guanosine(34) transglycosylase Tgt, whose protein sequence is MKFTLKQTDTKSKARAGELSTDHGTIKTPIFMPVGTVASVKGVHQRELKDDIDPDIILGNTYHLYLRPGAKILEKAGGLHKFMGWDRNILTDSGGYQVYSLSANRKINEEGVNFKSHIDGSSHFFTPENVMEIQRTIGADIIMAFDECTPYPCEYNYAKRSMHMTHRWLDRCITHLEKLPYKYGYSQSFFPIVQGSTYKDLRAQSAEYIASVGAEGNAIGGLSVGEPAEEMYEMAEIVCGILPEDKPRYLMGVGTPINILENIALGVDMFDCVMPTRNARNGMLFTAHGTINIKNKKWEDDFSPIDEMGITFVDTEYSKAYLRHLFAANEYLGKQIATIHNLGFYLWLVRSARERILAGDFQEWKIKMVKQMDKRL, encoded by the coding sequence TTGAAGTTTACCCTAAAACAAACGGATACAAAAAGCAAGGCGAGAGCCGGAGAACTGTCTACGGACCACGGTACTATTAAGACTCCTATTTTTATGCCGGTGGGTACGGTAGCTTCCGTAAAGGGAGTCCATCAGCGTGAATTGAAAGATGATATCGACCCAGATATTATATTGGGCAACACTTATCATCTATATCTACGTCCAGGTGCTAAAATCCTGGAAAAGGCAGGAGGACTTCATAAATTTATGGGTTGGGATAGAAATATCTTGACAGATAGTGGAGGGTATCAAGTATACTCATTGTCTGCCAATAGAAAAATTAATGAAGAAGGTGTAAATTTCAAATCCCATATTGATGGGTCCAGTCATTTTTTTACTCCTGAAAATGTGATGGAAATACAACGCACTATTGGAGCTGATATTATAATGGCTTTTGATGAATGTACACCTTATCCATGCGAGTATAATTATGCAAAAAGGTCAATGCACATGACCCATAGATGGTTGGATAGGTGTATAACACATTTGGAAAAACTTCCCTATAAATATGGTTATTCACAAAGCTTTTTTCCTATTGTCCAAGGATCTACTTATAAAGACCTAAGAGCGCAATCGGCAGAGTATATTGCTTCTGTTGGTGCAGAAGGCAACGCAATTGGAGGGTTGTCTGTAGGGGAACCTGCAGAGGAAATGTACGAGATGGCAGAAATAGTATGTGGTATTCTTCCAGAGGATAAGCCAAGGTATCTCATGGGCGTAGGAACACCCATAAATATTTTGGAAAACATCGCTTTGGGGGTTGATATGTTCGATTGTGTGATGCCTACCCGCAATGCCCGTAATGGAATGTTGTTTACCGCCCATGGCACCATCAACATTAAAAATAAAAAATGGGAAGACGATTTTTCGCCTATTGATGAAATGGGAATCACCTTTGTGGACACTGAATATTCCAAAGCATACCTGAGACACCTGTTTGCCGCGAATGAATACTTGGGCAAACAAATTGCAACAATACATAACCTTGGGTTTTACCTTTGGTTGGTGCGTAGTGCCAGAGAACGTATTTTAGCAGGGGATTTTCAGGAATGGAAAATCAAAATGGTAAAACAAATGGACAAAAGATTGTAA
- a CDS encoding LptF/LptG family permease has translation MLTILDRYILKRYLVTFLGMLMLFVPIGIMANLAEKIGKIIDNEAPLSEVIVFYSNFTLVIGNLLLPIFLFLSIIFFTSKLASNTEIVAILSSGVSYTRFLRPYFIGATLVAILIFMMGMFIVPHASIGYNEFEYKYFKKGRQDRVTSNIFNQLNEDDYIYVSSFDPNRKIGYNFTYEHFDSIKQLDYKISASNIRWIDKDSIYRLTNYAKRKLRNGTEIIQTKRRLDTLFTFKIEDLTPVSYVAETKNLFELNEFIEDQKRKGASNINAYILVKYKRWALPIAAFVLTIIAVAVSSVKRRGGMGLNLAFGIGVAFIYIFFDKVFGTLAEQSGFSPLLAVLVPNLIFGAFAIYMLLKAKR, from the coding sequence ATGCTTACCATACTCGACAGATATATTTTAAAACGTTACCTAGTAACCTTTTTAGGAATGTTGATGCTTTTCGTTCCGATAGGAATCATGGCGAATCTGGCCGAGAAAATTGGAAAAATTATTGATAATGAAGCTCCTTTGAGCGAAGTAATTGTTTTTTATAGCAACTTTACGTTGGTCATTGGTAATTTGCTCCTTCCTATATTTTTGTTTTTATCCATTATTTTTTTTACGTCCAAACTGGCCAGTAATACAGAGATTGTAGCAATACTAAGTTCCGGTGTATCCTATACTCGTTTTTTACGACCTTATTTTATAGGAGCAACACTGGTGGCAATCTTAATTTTTATGATGGGTATGTTCATAGTGCCACATGCGAGCATAGGATATAACGAGTTTGAATATAAATATTTTAAAAAGGGACGCCAAGATAGGGTCACCAGTAATATTTTTAATCAATTGAACGAAGATGATTATATCTATGTAAGTAGTTTTGACCCCAATAGAAAAATAGGATATAATTTTACCTACGAGCACTTCGATTCCATAAAACAACTCGATTATAAAATATCGGCATCAAATATTAGATGGATTGATAAGGACAGTATATATAGATTGACCAATTATGCCAAAAGAAAGTTGAGGAACGGTACTGAAATCATACAGACCAAAAGAAGGTTGGATACACTCTTCACCTTTAAAATTGAAGACCTTACCCCTGTATCTTATGTGGCAGAGACCAAGAATTTATTTGAATTGAACGAATTTATAGAAGACCAAAAACGAAAAGGAGCTTCCAATATCAATGCCTACATTTTGGTCAAGTATAAAAGATGGGCTTTGCCCATTGCAGCTTTTGTACTTACAATAATTGCAGTGGCCGTATCTTCGGTTAAAAGGAGAGGGGGTATGGGCCTAAATTTGGCATTTGGAATAGGTGTGGCATTTATATACATATTTTTTGATAAAGTTTTTGGGACTTTAGCAGAACAATCAGGTTTTTCTCCGCTATTGGCCGTGTTGGTACCAAATCTTATTTTTGGTGCATTTGCCATCTATATGTTGCTTAAGGCCAAGCGATAG
- a CDS encoding acetyl-CoA carboxylase carboxyltransferase subunit alpha translates to MEYLDFELPIKELEDQLQKCMVIGEESDVDVTETCQQIEKKLGETRKDIYKNLTAWQRVQLSRHPNRPYTMDYINAICGDTFLELHGDRNVKDDKAMIGGLGKIGDQSYMFVGQQKGYNTKTRQYRNFGMANPEGYRKALRLMKSAEKFGIPVVCFIDTPGAYPGIEAEERGQGEAIARNILEMTRLKVPIIVVIIGEGASGGALGIGVGDKVLMLENTWYSVISPESCSSILWRSWEYKEQAAEALKLTATDMKKQKLVDEIVREPLGGAHTNRDKTFETVKNKISTHFEELQKLSPKELVKTRMEKYAEMGVFND, encoded by the coding sequence ATGGAGTATCTAGATTTTGAACTTCCCATTAAAGAACTTGAAGACCAATTACAAAAATGTATGGTCATTGGAGAAGAAAGTGATGTTGATGTTACCGAAACATGTCAACAAATCGAAAAGAAACTAGGAGAAACCCGCAAGGATATCTACAAAAATTTAACGGCATGGCAGCGGGTGCAACTATCAAGGCACCCCAACAGACCGTATACCATGGACTATATTAACGCTATTTGCGGCGACACATTTTTAGAACTTCACGGTGATAGAAATGTAAAGGACGATAAAGCAATGATTGGTGGTTTGGGCAAGATAGGCGACCAGAGCTACATGTTTGTAGGCCAGCAGAAAGGATATAATACAAAGACCCGTCAATATCGAAATTTTGGCATGGCAAACCCAGAGGGATACAGAAAAGCATTGCGGTTGATGAAATCCGCTGAAAAGTTTGGGATTCCAGTGGTTTGCTTTATAGATACCCCAGGAGCTTATCCTGGTATTGAAGCTGAGGAAAGGGGGCAAGGAGAAGCAATTGCCCGAAATATTTTGGAAATGACCCGTCTTAAAGTCCCTATTATTGTTGTGATTATTGGAGAAGGTGCATCTGGAGGTGCATTGGGGATTGGAGTGGGAGATAAGGTGTTAATGTTGGAAAATACTTGGTATTCCGTAATTTCTCCAGAGTCCTGCTCTTCTATTTTATGGAGAAGTTGGGAGTATAAGGAACAAGCAGCAGAAGCCTTAAAACTTACCGCAACAGATATGAAAAAACAAAAGCTTGTGGACGAAATTGTCCGTGAGCCATTGGGCGGAGCACATACCAATAGGGATAAAACTTTCGAAACCGTCAAGAATAAAATTTCCACCCATTTTGAAGAACTGCAAAAGTTATCACCAAAAGAACTGGTAAAAACTAGGATGGAAAAATATGCTGAGATGGGCGTCTTCAACGACTAA
- the dnaB gene encoding replicative DNA helicase, which produces MDKPSPIIGHKVDKSTLINLERGKIPPQAVDLEEVVLGAMMIDKKGVDEVIDILHPDVFYKDAHRFIYEAIFKLFESSEPVDLLTVSSQLKKEGKLEVVGGDFYLIKLTQKVASSAHIEFHARIILQKYIQRSLIKISNEIIEDSYSDSTDVFDLLDTAEAKLYEVTQGNLKRSAETAQNLVIQAKKKIEEISNKEGLSGIPSGFDKLDKLTSGWQPSDLVIVAARPGMGKTALTLSMARNIAVNSEIPVAFFSLEMSSVQLITRLISSETGLSSEKLRTGRLEKHEWEQLNVKVKALEKAPLFIDDTPSLSIFDLRAKARRLASQHKIKLIVIDYLQLMTAGGSQKGGNREQEISTISRNLKALAKELSVPVIALSQLSRAVETRGGSKRPILSDLRESGAIEQDADIVSFIYRPEYYKIDEWDDEERTPTQGQAEFIVAKHRNGGLDNIRLKFIGALGKFDNLEDFDSPFEFQSKMNADEENPFATPNLPSTDEAFGSAMNSDEDPDDNDVPF; this is translated from the coding sequence ATGGACAAACCAAGCCCAATCATCGGTCATAAAGTTGACAAGTCTACCCTCATTAATTTGGAAAGAGGTAAAATACCACCGCAAGCAGTTGATTTAGAAGAGGTTGTACTTGGTGCGATGATGATAGATAAAAAGGGTGTAGACGAGGTAATAGATATCTTACATCCAGATGTTTTTTATAAAGATGCACACCGCTTTATCTACGAAGCAATCTTCAAATTGTTCGAATCTTCCGAACCGGTGGATTTATTAACCGTTTCATCGCAGTTAAAGAAGGAAGGAAAATTAGAAGTTGTTGGAGGTGATTTTTACTTGATAAAACTTACTCAAAAAGTAGCTTCTTCGGCCCATATCGAGTTTCATGCAAGAATCATTCTTCAAAAATATATCCAGCGAAGCCTTATTAAAATATCCAATGAAATTATAGAGGATTCTTATAGCGATTCTACGGATGTTTTCGATTTATTGGATACCGCTGAAGCAAAACTTTATGAGGTTACCCAGGGGAATTTAAAACGTTCTGCGGAGACAGCACAAAATTTGGTAATACAAGCTAAAAAGAAAATCGAGGAGATTTCCAACAAGGAAGGTTTGAGCGGTATACCATCAGGCTTTGACAAATTGGATAAGTTGACATCTGGCTGGCAGCCCAGTGATTTGGTCATAGTCGCTGCCAGACCGGGTATGGGAAAAACTGCGCTTACACTGTCCATGGCCCGTAATATAGCCGTTAACTCAGAGATTCCTGTCGCATTCTTTTCTCTGGAAATGTCTTCGGTACAGTTGATAACCCGTTTAATTTCTTCAGAAACTGGCCTTTCATCAGAAAAATTACGTACCGGAAGATTGGAAAAACACGAGTGGGAACAGCTGAACGTTAAAGTGAAAGCACTAGAGAAAGCTCCACTGTTTATTGACGACACACCTTCGCTCTCAATTTTTGATTTAAGGGCAAAGGCTAGGCGATTGGCATCACAGCACAAAATAAAATTGATTGTCATTGATTATTTGCAATTAATGACCGCAGGTGGAAGTCAAAAAGGGGGCAATCGTGAACAAGAGATATCTACAATTTCCAGAAACCTAAAGGCATTGGCCAAAGAGCTCAGTGTTCCCGTGATTGCACTTTCCCAATTATCAAGGGCCGTAGAGACAAGAGGGGGGAGTAAACGACCTATTCTCTCTGACTTAAGGGAATCTGGAGCAATAGAACAAGATGCCGATATTGTATCTTTTATCTATAGGCCTGAATACTATAAAATTGATGAGTGGGATGATGAAGAGCGCACACCCACACAGGGTCAGGCGGAATTCATCGTAGCGAAACACCGTAACGGGGGATTGGATAATATTAGGTTAAAGTTTATTGGTGCACTGGGTAAATTTGATAACTTGGAGGATTTTGATTCCCCATTTGAGTTTCAATCAAAGATGAATGCAGATGAGGAAAATCCTTTTGCTACACCAAATCTCCCAAGTACGGATGAGGCATTTGGTAGCGCAATGAACAGTGATGAAGACCCAGATGATAATGACGTACCTTTTTAA
- a CDS encoding asparagine synthetase B: MLLRARAKNFTIIFLFLFLFKASASVILIPMDAEGQENHLKAYGITYWVLTKQQKVQWLLNYRGGSFLLPDGESIRKECQIRGVSFEILSDGQAESILDEISSPSQNQDAVILEKAPKIAVYSPKGNQPWDDAVTMVLTYAEIPYVTIYDEEVLDNKLVLYDWLHLHHEDFTGQYGKFYSAYRAAPWYIESKAQAENLAQKLGFSKVSEEKRAVALNIRNYVIGGGFMFAMCSATDSFDIALAAENVDICEPMFDGDPSDANYQGKLDYSKTFAFTNFILERNPLRYEFSSIDMTNKRRNVPKESDYFSLMEFSAKWDPVPTMLTQNHTTLVKGFMGQTTSFTRNEVKPTVMVLGENKINGEARYIHGIKGKGFFTFYGGHDPEDYQHRVGDPKTELELHPNSPGYRLILNNVLFPAARKKKQKT; this comes from the coding sequence ATGCTACTTCGAGCAAGAGCGAAAAATTTCACCATAATATTTTTATTTCTCTTTCTATTTAAAGCATCAGCCTCTGTCATACTTATTCCAATGGACGCAGAGGGCCAAGAAAATCACCTAAAAGCTTACGGGATTACCTATTGGGTTCTTACCAAACAACAGAAAGTACAATGGTTGCTGAACTATCGTGGAGGCTCTTTCTTGCTACCGGATGGCGAATCCATAAGAAAGGAATGTCAAATCCGCGGAGTATCTTTTGAGATACTCTCTGATGGGCAAGCAGAAAGTATTTTGGATGAGATCAGTAGCCCATCCCAAAACCAAGATGCAGTTATTTTGGAAAAAGCACCAAAAATAGCTGTGTATTCACCCAAAGGAAACCAACCTTGGGATGATGCGGTCACAATGGTGTTGACTTATGCTGAAATTCCATATGTAACCATTTATGATGAAGAGGTCCTGGATAACAAATTGGTCCTTTATGATTGGTTGCATTTGCATCACGAAGATTTTACGGGACAATACGGAAAATTCTATAGCGCTTATCGTGCAGCACCCTGGTACATTGAAAGTAAGGCCCAAGCTGAAAATTTGGCTCAAAAACTTGGATTCTCTAAAGTTTCTGAAGAAAAAAGGGCAGTAGCCCTAAATATCAGAAATTACGTAATTGGGGGAGGGTTTATGTTTGCCATGTGTTCTGCAACGGACAGTTTTGATATTGCATTGGCAGCAGAAAATGTGGATATATGTGAGCCTATGTTTGATGGCGACCCGTCAGACGCCAACTATCAAGGTAAATTGGATTACAGCAAAACCTTTGCTTTTACCAATTTCATATTGGAACGAAACCCATTGCGCTATGAATTTTCTTCCATTGACATGACCAATAAGAGAAGAAACGTACCAAAGGAGTCAGATTATTTCTCGTTGATGGAATTTTCTGCAAAATGGGACCCTGTCCCAACAATGTTGACCCAGAATCATACGACCTTGGTAAAAGGTTTTATGGGACAGACAACATCATTTACGCGAAATGAAGTTAAACCTACCGTAATGGTTTTGGGTGAGAATAAAATTAATGGTGAAGCCCGTTATATTCATGGAATTAAGGGAAAAGGCTTTTTCACCTTTTATGGTGGTCACGACCCAGAAGATTATCAACATAGGGTAGGTGACCCCAAAACTGAATTGGAATTACATCCAAACTCACCCGGTTACCGTTTAATATTGAATAACGTTCTTTTTCCAGCTGCTCGGAAAAAGAAACAGAAAACTTGA